The genomic interval ACCAGTCGCTCCACCGCCACGGTGATGGTCTTGTCCATCGCCGTGCTGGTGACCCGGCCGTTCACCGTCCGCTTGACGCTATTGTTCTCGCTCATGACGTCTCGCCTGTCTTGGTCTTCTCATTGATCACGGTCTTGATACGGGCAATATCCCGCCGGACCCGCTTCACCTCGTCGGGCCGCGCCAGCTGGCCGGTGGCCTGCTGCATGCGCAGATTGAACTGCGCCTTGCGCTGCTCGAGGAGCTCGGCTTCCAGTTCCGTCAGCTGTTTGTCGCGAAGCTCACTTGCCTTCATCACATCGTCGTCCGCTCAACGAAGCGTGTCTGCACCGGCAGCTTGGCCGCGGCACGCCGGAACGCCTCACGCGCCACTTCCTCGGAGACACCTTCAATTTCATAAATGACCCGTCCGGGCTGCACCTTCGCGGCCCAGTGGTCGACGTTGCCCTTGCCCTTGCCCTGCCGCACTTCCAACGGCTTGGAAGTAATCGGGGTATCCGGGAAAATCCGGATCCAGATCTTTCCGCTACGCTTGACGTGGCGGTTGATGGCCCGACGGCCGGCTTCGATCTGACGCGCGGTGACCGGCCCCCGGGTGGTGGACTTGAGCCCGAACTCA from Spiribacter sp. 2438 carries:
- the rpmC gene encoding 50S ribosomal protein L29, encoding MKASELRDKQLTELEAELLEQRKAQFNLRMQQATGQLARPDEVKRVRRDIARIKTVINEKTKTGETS
- the rplP gene encoding 50S ribosomal protein L16 — its product is MLQPKRTKFRKQQKGRNNGLATRGDKVNFGEFGLKSTTRGPVTARQIEAGRRAINRHVKRSGKIWIRIFPDTPITSKPLEVRQGKGKGNVDHWAAKVQPGRVIYEIEGVSEEVAREAFRRAAAKLPVQTRFVERTTM